The Novosphingobium humi DNA window TCTTTGTCGCGCACTACCTTTCCGTGAGCGCCGAATGGAAGCGCCGAAGGCATTTAATAGCCTCCGGCGGTGCGCCATTGCGCAAGGCCGAACCCATGGCGCAACAAAGACAGTATCGGGGAGCCACGAGGGGCTAGCCCCTCGTGATAATCCCTTCAAACCTTCTTACCGCATCAACACCAATTCCTCGGCCATCGAGGGATGCAGCGCCACCGTATCGTCGAAATCGGCCTTGGTCAGGCCCGCCTTCACGGCAATAGCCACGGCCTGCAGGATTTCGGGCGCATCCGGCCCAATCATATGGACGCCAATCACCTTGTCGGTCGCCGTATCCACGATCAGCTTGTAGAAACCCCGCTCCGCCCGCGTGGCGAACATGTTCTTCATCGGGCGGAAATCGCTGGTGTAGATCTTGATGTCATGCCCCGCCGCGCGCGCCGCCGCCTCGGTCAGGCCCACGCCGGCCAGCGGGGGCTGACTGAACACGGCGCTGGGGATATGGTCATAGGCGATGGTGCGGGGTTTGCCGCCGAATACGGTGTCGGCAAAGGCATGGCCCTCGCGGATGGCCACCGGGGTCAATTGCACCCGGTCGGTCACATCGCCCACGGCATAGATCGAGGGGCAGGAGGTGGCGTTATATTCGTCCACCGGGATCTGTCCGTTCGGCCCCAGTTCGATCCCGGCGTTTTCCAGCCCCAGCCCCGGCGTCTTAGGCTTGCGGCCCGTGGCCACCAGCACGGCATCCGCCTCAATCGGCAGGAAACCCTTGGTGTTGACGCAAAGCGAGCCGTCCGACTGCTTGATGATGCTCTCAATCGGCGCATTGAAACGAAATTCCACACCGCGCGCGCGCATCATGGTCAGCAACCGGTCGGTCAGGCTTTCATCATAGCTGCGCAGGATCTTGTCGGAACGGTTCACCACCGTGACATGCGCGCCCAGAGCATTGAAGATGCCCGCAAATTCCAGCGCAATATAGCCCGCGCCCTGAATCACCACGCGCTTGGGAAAGTTCTCCAGATGGAAGACCTCATTGCTGGTGATCGCATGTTCATTGCCCGGAAATTCGGGCATGACCGGCCATGCGCCCACGGCCACCAAAATATATTTCGCGCTGATCTCGCGCCCCGATGCCAGCCGCACCGTGTTGGGCCCGGCGATGGTGGCGCGCTCGTGGAAATGATCGACCTTGTTGTTGTCCAGCGTGGACGTATAGGCACGCTCCAGCCGGTCCACATCGCTGGCCACGAAATCGCGCAGCGCGGCCCAGTCAAAGCTCTTTTGGCCAATCGTCCAGCCGAGCTTGGCCGTATCGTGCAGTTCCTCGGCAAACTGGCTGGCATAGACCAGCAGTTTCTTGGGCACACAGCCGCGGATCACGCAGGTGCCGCCCACGCGGAATTCCTCGGCCACGGCCGCGCGCGCGCCATGGCCGGCCGCGATCCTGCTGGCCCGCACGCCCCCCGACCCGGCGCCAATCACAAACAGGTCGTAGTCAAATTCGGCCATTTTCAAACTCCACCGGGGGGACAAGTCATTGCGCGCCGATATGGGGCCGACCGAAGGCTTTGCCAATAGTTGGTATGCAACACTGACAATATTAATCTGCCGGATTATGCTTCTTCAAAAATGCGTCCAGCTTGTCATACCAAAGCCTGGCGTTGACGCTCTTGGAAAAGCCATGCCCCTCGCCCGGCATGGCATAGAATTCATAATCCTTGCCGGCCGCCTTCAAGGCATCGACCATCAGCGTGGACTGCTTGTATTGCACCCGCTGATCCTTGTCGCCATGCAGCAGCATCAGCGGCACTTTCAGCTTGTCGGCAAAAAAGAGCGGAGAGATCGTCTTGAGATCAAAATCCTCCGGCCCCATCACGGTCTTCTTCCATTCCGCCGCGCCCCGCTTCAGATTGCTCATATCGCTCAACTGAAACTTGAGATTGCGCGGCATATCGGAAACTCCCGCAAAACTGACAGCGCAGCGATAGCGTTCGGGATTGCGGATCGCGCCCCACTGCGCCGCATAGCCGCCATAGGACGAGCCCACAATACAGACCCGCTTGGGATCGATCACGCCCTCCTTGGCCAGCCAGTCCATACCATCGTCAAGGTCATCCTGCATCGCGCGGCCCCATTGCCCGCGCCCCTTCTGATAGAAATCGTCGCCATAGCTGCTCGACCCGCGATATTGCGGCTGAAGCACGGCATAGCCGCGATTGGCCAGAAACTGCACATCCTCGTCATAATCGCCATCATCGCGCACGCCGTAAGGTCCGCCATGAGGCAGGATGATCAAGGGCAGATTTTTGGGATCGCGCCCCAGCGGCAGCGTCAGATAGGCCGGAATCTCCAGCCCGTCGCGCGCCTTATAGGACACATAGCGCGGCGTGGCCAAACTGGCCGAGGGCAGTTTCTCGTTCACAAAGGCCAGCCGATGCATGACCCCGTCGGCCACCTGATAGAGGTAATAGCTGCCCAGATCCGACGCCGAGCCGACATGGACGATCATCATCGAACGGTCGCGGTTTTTCGTGACCACCCAAGCCTGTCGATTGCCCACCGACTTGTCCAGACTGTCCTGCAATTCGGCCAGTTCCTTGTCGAACCAATGCGTCCTCAGCTTATCATCCGTATAGGAGACGCTGATCAGTTCGCCCTTGTCCTCGCTCAGATCGAAATCCTCGATATCGTTCTTCGCGTTTTCATAGACCAGCTCGCCCTTTTCCCGCTTGGCGAAATCATAGCGATAGAGCGCATCGCGTCCGGTCTTCTCATTCTTCAATATGCGATAGCCCAGATCGGTGCCGCTCCACAAATGCACCGCGCTCATCTGCGCATCCTCATCCTCAAGGCTCTTGGCGCGCACCACCGTGCGAAAGGGATCGCCATCCTTGGCGCGATAGAGCATGTCCCATTTGCCGCCATCCTTCATTCGATAGCCCACGCGGACCACACCGGTATTGTCGGCATACCAGTCCCACACGCGATCCTCGGCCGCCTGCACCAGCTTGCGCTTGTTGGTGGCGATATCGACACGATAGATGCTGGGATATTCATAGATCGTGGCCTGATAGGCCATCAGCGCGCTCTTGCCCTCGGGATCGACCCATAGCACATCATCGCCCGTCAGCCCCTCGGTCGAACTGCCAAGAATCAGCATCTTTTTCGTCACGATGTCATAGGCGATAAGGCGGGTCAGCAAGGCTTCATCGCCATCCCACGGCACCAGCTTGCCCACGCTGATGAGCAGCGTGTTGTCGCCGGCCCAGCGATACCAGCGCAGGTCGGGATCGGTCTTTTTCTGACCGATCGGGATCAGGATCGGCGCTGCGTTCTGGACCGAAAGGATGGCCAGATTTTCCACCCCCTGTACATTCATCCGCGCGGCAATGTGCATCCCATCCGGCGAAAGGCGGGGGCGTGACATGAAAGGGCGTTCGGCAAACACTTCGGCAGGGATAAGCGCAGGCCGGGCGCCGGGCGCACCCGATGAGGCGGATGCGGCCTGAAGCGGAGCCGTCGACGGCGGGCTTGATGGTGCGGTTTGGGCAAAACCCTGCCCCGCCATGCCACAAACCATGGCCAGCGCCAGCGCATGACCGAGACAACGGCCACGCCAAATATTGTTCATGAAGCCCCCGCTTGAAAATATTCCGACCGATCATCGGATCGGCGCAAGAATAGCCATGAACAGTGCGGCGACTCAATGAATTTCTAAACAAAAATCGCGCCATTTCTTTGCAGAAACGGCGCGATTTCGTCCATTTTTACCTTGGAGCCATGGCTCAGGCCAGTCCCGCCTCGGCCAGCAGCGCGGTGGTGCTGGCGTCGAACTGGGCCTCGCCCTTGTCGATGGCATTGGCGATCTGCTTGCCCAGTTCCACGCCGAACTGGTCAAACGGGTTGATGCCCAGCAGCACCGCATTGGCAAAGGTGCGATGTTCATGGAACGCGATCAGCGCCCCAAGGCTGGCGGGCGAAAGATCGTCGATCAGGATCGTGGCCGAGGGGCGGTTGCCCGGATAGGAGCGCGATTTATCCGCCGAATCCTTGCCCGCCATCAACGCGGCGCCTTGGGCAAAGCAGTTCATCAGCAGGATGCGGTGATGGGCCGGGTCAAGCTGGTCGCCCGGCGCGATGCTGGCGATGAAATCGACCGGCACCACGATGGTGCCCTGATGCAGCAACTGGAACACGGCATGCTGGGCGTCCGTACCTACGCCGCCCCAGGTGATCGGCGCCGAAGGGCCGTCCAGAGGCGCGCCGTCAAAGGTTACGCTCTTGCCGTTCGATTCCATTTCAAGCTGTTGCAGATAGTCGGGCAGCAGCGCGAGGCGTTCATCATAGGCAAAGCAGGCACGCGTCTGGCAACCGCGCAGGCGGGTGTAGAGCTGATCGGCAAAGGCCGCGCGCAGCGGCAGGTTGGCCGCGCCATCGGTATTGGCGAAATGCTCGT harbors:
- the gorA gene encoding glutathione-disulfide reductase is translated as MAEFDYDLFVIGAGSGGVRASRIAAGHGARAAVAEEFRVGGTCVIRGCVPKKLLVYASQFAEELHDTAKLGWTIGQKSFDWAALRDFVASDVDRLERAYTSTLDNNKVDHFHERATIAGPNTVRLASGREISAKYILVAVGAWPVMPEFPGNEHAITSNEVFHLENFPKRVVIQGAGYIALEFAGIFNALGAHVTVVNRSDKILRSYDESLTDRLLTMMRARGVEFRFNAPIESIIKQSDGSLCVNTKGFLPIEADAVLVATGRKPKTPGLGLENAGIELGPNGQIPVDEYNATSCPSIYAVGDVTDRVQLTPVAIREGHAFADTVFGGKPRTIAYDHIPSAVFSQPPLAGVGLTEAAARAAGHDIKIYTSDFRPMKNMFATRAERGFYKLIVDTATDKVIGVHMIGPDAPEILQAVAIAVKAGLTKADFDDTVALHPSMAEELVLMR
- a CDS encoding alpha/beta hydrolase family protein, which codes for MSRPRLSPDGMHIAARMNVQGVENLAILSVQNAAPILIPIGQKKTDPDLRWYRWAGDNTLLISVGKLVPWDGDEALLTRLIAYDIVTKKMLILGSSTEGLTGDDVLWVDPEGKSALMAYQATIYEYPSIYRVDIATNKRKLVQAAEDRVWDWYADNTGVVRVGYRMKDGGKWDMLYRAKDGDPFRTVVRAKSLEDEDAQMSAVHLWSGTDLGYRILKNEKTGRDALYRYDFAKREKGELVYENAKNDIEDFDLSEDKGELISVSYTDDKLRTHWFDKELAELQDSLDKSVGNRQAWVVTKNRDRSMMIVHVGSASDLGSYYLYQVADGVMHRLAFVNEKLPSASLATPRYVSYKARDGLEIPAYLTLPLGRDPKNLPLIILPHGGPYGVRDDGDYDEDVQFLANRGYAVLQPQYRGSSSYGDDFYQKGRGQWGRAMQDDLDDGMDWLAKEGVIDPKRVCIVGSSYGGYAAQWGAIRNPERYRCAVSFAGVSDMPRNLKFQLSDMSNLKRGAAEWKKTVMGPEDFDLKTISPLFFADKLKVPLMLLHGDKDQRVQYKQSTLMVDALKAAGKDYEFYAMPGEGHGFSKSVNARLWYDKLDAFLKKHNPAD